A window of the Polaribacter sp. HaHaR_3_91 genome harbors these coding sequences:
- the rfbC gene encoding dTDP-4-dehydrorhamnose 3,5-epimerase translates to MIVKETSLEGCYVIEPLFFKDNRGCFLLEYNKKEFQEKTGFTGDFVLGNQSTSQYGVVRGLHLQRGEFAQAKLVRVVKGKILDVAVDARKGSETLGKVFSVELSEENNKQLLVPRGFLHGFSVLEDDTIVSYKCDNYYQPEAEDGVLFNDKDLDIDWGIPLGEITLSEKDTKLKTFKEFIKVTK, encoded by the coding sequence ATGATTGTAAAAGAAACAAGTTTAGAAGGGTGTTATGTAATAGAGCCTCTTTTTTTTAAAGATAATAGAGGATGTTTTTTATTAGAATATAATAAAAAAGAATTCCAAGAAAAAACCGGGTTTACAGGAGATTTTGTTCTAGGAAATCAATCTACATCTCAATATGGAGTTGTAAGGGGGTTGCATTTACAAAGAGGAGAATTTGCACAAGCAAAATTAGTACGAGTTGTAAAAGGTAAAATTTTAGATGTTGCCGTTGATGCTAGAAAAGGTTCTGAAACTCTTGGAAAGGTATTTTCAGTAGAATTATCGGAAGAAAATAATAAGCAATTACTTGTTCCAAGAGGTTTTTTACATGGCTTTTCTGTTTTAGAAGATGATACAATTGTGTCTTATAAATGTGATAATTATTATCAACCAGAAGCAGAAGATGGTGTTTTATTTAATGATAAAGATTTAGATATTGATTGGGGTATACCTTTAGGTGAAATTACATTGTCTGAGAAGGATACTAAGTTAAAAACGTTTAAAGAGTTTATAAAAGTAACAAAATAG
- a CDS encoding glycosyltransferase: MNRVILLIPHFNNPIGLYKSLKSINKEEFLDVIIVDDGSAIKFDENTVRSSYLANGEVYFEYLPENKGIEIALNKGLEFILKKEYEFTARLDCGDVCIEERFKIQESFLDFNKEIVLVGSNVEFVDLKGNLVYTLKVPEKDKLIRKKMFINAMHIHPTIMFRNSILDTIGLYPVNYKAAEDYAFFFNVTNNFKVANINKVLVKCEINPKGISTLLRKKQAKNRVVLILNNFYLGLYPIYGLLRSCLLYILPLSLLIKLKSIIKN, translated from the coding sequence ATGAATAGAGTTATTTTGTTAATTCCCCATTTTAACAACCCAATTGGGCTTTATAAATCTTTAAAGTCAATAAACAAAGAGGAATTCTTAGATGTCATTATTGTAGATGATGGGAGTGCCATTAAATTTGATGAAAACACGGTTAGATCTTCTTATTTAGCTAATGGAGAAGTTTATTTTGAATACCTTCCAGAGAATAAAGGGATCGAAATTGCTTTAAATAAAGGCTTAGAGTTTATTTTGAAGAAAGAATACGAGTTCACAGCGAGATTAGATTGTGGAGATGTTTGTATAGAAGAAAGGTTTAAAATACAAGAATCATTTTTAGATTTTAATAAAGAGATTGTGTTAGTTGGCAGTAACGTAGAATTTGTAGATTTAAAGGGAAATTTGGTCTATACTTTAAAAGTGCCAGAAAAAGATAAACTTATTAGAAAAAAGATGTTTATTAACGCCATGCATATTCATCCAACCATTATGTTTAGAAATAGTATTTTAGATACTATTGGTTTATATCCTGTTAACTATAAGGCAGCAGAAGATTATGCGTTTTTTTTTAATGTAACAAATAACTTTAAAGTTGCTAATATTAATAAGGTTTTAGTAAAATGTGAGATAAATCCAAAAGGAATTTCTACACTTTTAAGAAAGAAACAAGCAAAAAATAGAGTAGTCTTGATACTAAATAACTTTTATTTAGGTTTATATCCTATATATGGTTTGTTAAGAAGCTGTCTGCTCTACATTTTACCATTATCTCTTTTAATTAAATTAAAAAGTATTATTAAGAATTGA
- the rfbA gene encoding glucose-1-phosphate thymidylyltransferase RfbA, which produces MKGIVLAGGSGTRLHPLTLAVSKQLMPVYDKPMIYYPLSTLISAGIREILIISTPQDLPLFKKLLGNGNQIGCSFQYEVQAEPNGLAEAFIIGEKFIGKDKVALILGDNIFYGSGLSNLLKANNNPDGGIVYAYHVNDPERYGVVEFDDNQKAISIEEKPEKPKSNYAVPGIYFYDNDVVEIAKNIKPSKRGELEITEVNNVYLKKGKLSVEILDRGTAWLDTGTFDSLMQAGQFVQVIEERQGLKVGSIEEAAYRAGFITRKEMIEITEPLLKSGYGNNLLKI; this is translated from the coding sequence ATGAAAGGAATAGTTTTAGCAGGAGGTTCTGGTACAAGATTACACCCACTTACATTGGCAGTAAGTAAACAATTAATGCCAGTGTATGATAAACCGATGATTTACTATCCTCTTTCCACTTTAATTTCTGCCGGAATAAGAGAGATTTTAATTATTTCTACACCGCAAGATTTACCCTTGTTTAAAAAGCTATTAGGAAATGGAAATCAAATTGGTTGTAGTTTTCAGTATGAAGTGCAAGCAGAACCAAATGGTTTGGCAGAAGCCTTTATTATAGGTGAAAAATTTATAGGCAAAGATAAAGTTGCCTTAATTTTAGGAGACAATATCTTTTATGGTTCAGGGTTGTCTAATTTGTTAAAAGCAAATAATAATCCAGATGGAGGTATTGTGTATGCATACCATGTAAATGATCCTGAAAGATATGGTGTGGTAGAATTTGATGACAATCAGAAAGCAATTTCAATAGAAGAAAAGCCAGAAAAGCCTAAATCTAATTATGCGGTTCCTGGTATTTATTTTTATGATAATGACGTTGTAGAAATTGCTAAAAATATAAAGCCAAGTAAAAGGGGCGAGTTAGAAATAACAGAAGTTAACAACGTGTATTTAAAAAAAGGAAAACTCTCTGTAGAAATTTTAGATAGAGGTACTGCTTGGTTAGATACAGGTACTTTTGACTCTTTAATGCAAGCAGGTCAGTTTGTACAAGTAATTGAAGAAAGACAAGGCTTAAAAGTTGGTTCTATAGAAGAAGCTGCATATCGTGCAGGTTTTATTACCCGAAAAGAAATGATAGAAATAACTGAGCCTTTATTAAAAAGTGGTTATGGAAATAATTTATTAAAAATATAA
- a CDS encoding O-antigen ligase, with translation MRISLKEVYTFLFFLGIFFIPFNSYVGISFLGEYRKDGAIVLFLLASMFFFLDSFFKKNLKIPVKNLFFQFLILFVGWLFISTLLNFTSIYENYLKQTSGFNRFFRQFLALSIALILFVTAYNIFSNYKLKTIFLRLRKILLYSFVFISFYSFIEILILVFNLSFLKSFFQLFDYFPFTETSLDFNFKRISSVAYEPPFLAIYLITVGGWMFSYILTSKGVKKYIPTIVVFILTFFSGSRTALIVVIFQFIFFIGVVFSINIKFQKVIQRFLLLFSALIILLFVFNGKKVAEAVETKLSTLNFKKNLTKSISNRSRFGIQYTSLLVFEENPIVGVGFGQQAYHLKDKYPKWATHNNYEFKEYYLNDKDTSFPPGFNLYTRLLAETGIIGVLIFVSFIFLIMRQCKKLIKSRNDIEKIVPIVLLISFIGFSINWLQFDSFRIYGFWICLALLILQIQQKKIENE, from the coding sequence ATGAGAATTAGTTTAAAAGAAGTATATACATTTTTATTTTTTCTAGGGATTTTCTTTATTCCCTTTAATTCGTATGTGGGTATTTCTTTTTTAGGAGAATACAGAAAGGATGGTGCAATTGTTTTATTTCTACTAGCATCGATGTTCTTTTTTTTAGATTCTTTTTTTAAAAAGAATCTAAAAATACCAGTAAAAAACCTTTTTTTTCAGTTTTTAATCCTCTTTGTAGGCTGGTTATTTATTTCTACGTTATTAAATTTCACTTCAATTTATGAGAATTACTTAAAACAAACATCTGGGTTTAATCGGTTTTTTAGACAATTTTTAGCGCTCTCAATAGCTTTAATCTTATTTGTTACTGCCTATAACATTTTTAGTAACTATAAATTGAAAACAATATTTCTTCGATTAAGAAAAATACTTTTGTATTCCTTTGTTTTTATTTCGTTTTATTCCTTTATAGAAATTTTAATTTTAGTTTTTAATCTATCTTTTTTAAAAAGTTTTTTTCAACTATTTGATTATTTCCCTTTTACAGAAACAAGTTTAGATTTTAATTTTAAAAGAATTTCTTCTGTTGCTTATGAACCTCCTTTTTTAGCAATTTATTTGATTACAGTAGGTGGGTGGATGTTTAGTTATATTTTAACTTCAAAAGGAGTAAAAAAATACATACCAACTATAGTTGTTTTTATATTAACTTTTTTTTCAGGATCTAGAACAGCGTTAATTGTTGTGATATTTCAATTTATATTTTTTATAGGGGTTGTATTTTCAATTAATATTAAATTTCAGAAAGTTATACAGAGGTTTTTGCTTTTATTTAGTGCATTAATTATTTTGTTGTTTGTTTTTAATGGCAAAAAAGTAGCAGAGGCAGTTGAAACTAAATTAAGTACACTTAATTTTAAAAAAAACCTAACAAAAAGTATTTCTAATAGATCTAGGTTTGGTATTCAATACACATCATTATTAGTATTTGAAGAGAACCCCATTGTTGGTGTTGGTTTTGGCCAACAAGCTTATCATTTAAAAGATAAATATCCTAAATGGGCTACTCATAATAATTATGAGTTTAAGGAATATTATTTAAATGATAAAGATACATCCTTTCCTCCAGGCTTCAATCTTTATACTAGATTGTTAGCCGAAACAGGAATCATAGGAGTTTTAATTTTTGTGTCATTTATTTTTTTAATTATGCGACAATGTAAAAAGCTAATTAAAAGCAGAAATGACATAGAAAAAATAGTACCTATTGTATTACTTATTTCATTTATTGGGTTTTCAATAAATTGGTTGCAATTTGATAGTTTTAGAATTTATGGATTTTGGATTTGTTTAGCGTTATTAATATTGCAAATTCAACAGAAAAAAATAGAAAATGAATAG
- a CDS encoding O-antigen ligase — protein sequence MIVKKIDNLFDIVFSVLLLSLPISVAIPNILLGVLFLIFLFKKDKVILSNTYSKLVVIYVLYIIFKATFFNTFLENFNIYKQLLVILALSFLFFNVKNVTLVIKGYILGVSFAIILSFFKILKFYLSFKALPFGNTAEVQDLILIHRPYFGFMCLIAIVLIDILFLKLKLKAEKITYLVLAFLIAVFLYVIVARLALFLLVIYLVIRSITYLKFSRTKSVLGFITIVVLITIFFSKNKNLKDRLHIENSYSQTIKVLKNQEPRFVIWDCVFNQINDSKFNFYFGHNNRNTIQDNLNKCYKDNIDNISKRDYYLKTAFNTHNQFLDIFLEGGIVGLTLMLSILFFSLYTFKDSFNSIFVICSFVLFLMVENLFHRQLGVYLFGVFIPLFHKITKEKK from the coding sequence TTGATAGTAAAAAAAATAGATAATTTATTTGATATTGTTTTTTCAGTATTATTATTATCATTGCCAATATCAGTGGCAATCCCAAACATATTATTAGGAGTTCTTTTTTTAATTTTCTTATTCAAAAAAGACAAAGTTATATTGTCTAATACATATAGTAAGTTAGTAGTTATATATGTTTTATATATTATTTTTAAGGCAACCTTCTTTAATACCTTCCTAGAAAATTTTAATATATATAAGCAGTTGCTTGTTATTCTTGCTTTAAGTTTTTTATTTTTTAATGTTAAAAATGTAACTTTAGTTATAAAAGGATACATTTTAGGTGTTTCTTTTGCGATTATACTTTCTTTTTTTAAAATTTTAAAATTTTATCTTTCTTTTAAAGCCTTGCCTTTTGGTAACACTGCAGAAGTGCAAGATTTAATTTTAATTCATAGACCTTATTTTGGTTTTATGTGTTTAATTGCAATTGTTTTAATAGACATATTGTTTCTTAAACTTAAATTAAAAGCAGAAAAAATAACTTATTTAGTGCTAGCTTTTTTAATTGCTGTTTTTCTTTATGTTATTGTTGCTAGATTGGCATTATTCTTATTGGTCATTTATTTGGTCATAAGAAGTATAACTTATCTTAAGTTTTCAAGGACTAAGTCAGTTTTAGGATTCATTACCATTGTAGTTCTAATCACGATTTTTTTTTCAAAGAATAAAAATTTGAAAGATAGATTACATATAGAAAATTCTTATAGCCAGACAATTAAAGTATTAAAAAACCAAGAGCCAAGGTTTGTTATTTGGGATTGTGTTTTTAACCAAATTAATGATTCGAAATTTAATTTTTATTTTGGTCATAATAATCGAAATACTATTCAGGATAATTTAAATAAGTGTTATAAGGATAATATAGATAATATTTCTAAAAGAGATTATTATCTAAAAACTGCGTTTAATACTCATAATCAATTTTTAGATATTTTCTTAGAAGGAGGTATTGTTGGTTTAACATTAATGTTATCAATTTTATTTTTTTCTTTGTATACATTTAAAGATAGTTTTAATTCGATATTTGTTATATGTTCCTTTGTACTTTTTTTAATGGTAGAGAATTTATTTCATAGGCAATTGGGTGTATATTTATTTGGTGTTTTTATACCTTTATTTCATAAAATTACGAAAGAAAAAAAATGA
- a CDS encoding glycosyltransferase, translating to MTGNVTLTATIVLYNENLSSLKKTIDSFLKINLDKKLFLIDNSPSNTLQKHFVSSEIEYIFVGKNIGFGRAHNLVLDKVNSQFHLVLNPDVEFDSLIIPILISKLEEEKDVSFITPKVIYPNKEKQYVCRKHPTFFDLINRKLKISKNQILKNEYRNKDLSKPFYPEFIHGCFMLFKAADFKNLKGFDERYFLYMEDADICRKIDDSGKKKLYYPNIEITHQHQKGSSKNIKLFFYHLASAIKYFLKWSFS from the coding sequence ATGACAGGAAATGTTACACTTACAGCTACAATTGTTCTTTACAATGAAAATCTATCATCATTAAAAAAAACGATTGACTCTTTTTTAAAAATAAATTTAGATAAGAAACTTTTTTTAATTGATAATTCGCCTTCAAATACGTTACAGAAACACTTTGTTTCTTCTGAAATTGAATATATTTTTGTTGGAAAAAATATAGGTTTCGGTCGTGCTCATAATTTAGTTTTAGATAAAGTCAACTCTCAATTTCATCTGGTTTTAAATCCTGATGTAGAGTTTGATTCTCTAATTATTCCTATTCTAATTAGTAAATTAGAAGAAGAAAAAGATGTTTCTTTTATAACACCAAAAGTTATTTATCCAAATAAAGAAAAACAATACGTTTGTAGAAAACATCCAACTTTTTTTGATTTGATAAATAGAAAACTAAAGATCTCTAAAAATCAAATTTTAAAAAACGAGTATAGAAATAAAGATTTATCAAAACCATTTTATCCAGAATTTATTCATGGTTGTTTTATGCTTTTTAAAGCAGCCGATTTTAAAAATCTAAAAGGGTTCGATGAACGTTATTTCTTATATATGGAAGATGCTGATATTTGTAGAAAAATAGATGATTCAGGAAAAAAGAAACTATATTATCCAAACATAGAAATTACTCATCAACATCAAAAAGGTTCATCAAAAAATATTAAATTATTTTTTTATCACCTAGCATCCGCAATTAAATATTTTTTAAAATGGAGTTTTAGTTAA
- a CDS encoding glycosyltransferase — translation MKIEKKILVMDWLDAYAGSEQVVKYLHQKYNFDKVYVLINIMPKENLKKIFGNKVIPIETTFLKIFGSKFRAALPLFPFFLKQLKVKEENALIISVTHSVVKGISYKKSSKHISYLVARNLKYVWEEKELYFKGIKKIGSFIIPSMRRFDIRMSKKPTVIISVSDFVSNWAIDKYKRKVYTINPPVNVDDFEYCEEKEDFYVSVGRLEPYKRYDLLIDAFNKNGKKLVIIGDGSLMKEFKDKANKNIEFKGYLFPEESKQLLKKAKAFVFCGKEDFGIALLEPQVCGTPVIAYGSGGALDTVLENKTGIFFREQTVASLTDAINKFESIKFNCKSIREHSLGFSIDNFKNKFHKKVIETLELD, via the coding sequence ATGAAAATAGAAAAAAAAATATTAGTGATGGATTGGTTAGATGCCTATGCAGGGTCAGAACAGGTTGTAAAATATTTACATCAAAAATACAATTTTGATAAAGTTTATGTTTTAATAAATATAATGCCAAAAGAAAATTTAAAAAAAATATTTGGTAATAAAGTGATTCCTATAGAAACGACTTTTTTAAAAATATTTGGGAGTAAGTTTAGAGCAGCATTACCTCTTTTTCCTTTTTTCTTAAAACAATTAAAAGTTAAAGAAGAAAATGCACTTATTATAAGTGTTACACATTCTGTTGTAAAAGGAATAAGTTATAAAAAAAGTAGCAAACATATTTCTTATTTAGTAGCAAGAAATTTAAAATATGTTTGGGAAGAAAAAGAATTGTATTTTAAAGGCATAAAAAAAATAGGTTCTTTTATTATACCTTCAATGAGAAGGTTTGATATAAGAATGTCTAAAAAACCTACAGTAATAATATCTGTTTCCGATTTTGTATCTAATTGGGCAATAGATAAGTATAAAAGAAAAGTATATACTATTAATCCACCAGTAAATGTGGATGATTTTGAGTATTGTGAAGAAAAAGAAGATTTTTATGTATCTGTAGGTAGATTAGAGCCTTACAAAAGATATGATTTATTAATAGATGCATTTAATAAGAATGGAAAAAAATTAGTTATTATTGGAGACGGTTCCTTAATGAAAGAATTTAAAGATAAAGCAAATAAAAATATTGAGTTTAAAGGATATTTATTCCCAGAAGAATCTAAGCAATTATTAAAAAAAGCAAAAGCTTTTGTTTTTTGTGGTAAAGAAGATTTTGGAATAGCGCTTTTAGAACCACAGGTTTGTGGTACACCAGTAATTGCTTATGGATCTGGGGGGGCTTTAGATACAGTATTAGAAAATAAAACGGGAATATTCTTTAGAGAACAAACTGTAGCATCATTAACCGATGCGATTAATAAATTTGAAAGTATTAAGTTTAACTGCAAATCTATAAGAGAACATTCGTTAGGTTTTTCAATAGACAATTTTAAAAATAAATTTCATAAAAAAGTAATTGAAACCTTAGAATTAGATTAG
- a CDS encoding exopolysaccharide biosynthesis polyprenyl glycosylphosphotransferase codes for MKKRFSYLIRPLQTFVDLLIINVIVYLIYDKAFLNVYFLSYISVFWLVTTYLFGFYNVYRYTGLLRVSTLLGKQFLLFILGYFAYFGFFREGEVVNNQFLILISIILSVSLVKFLWLLLLKKYRSLGNNFRTTIVVGFDDSSKNIIKLFKSKSNLGYRYLGFFSDKKYKNSECLGDLESVFKYVTDNFVDQIYCSLSSLNEDQIKKINKFAIDKDIVLKLIPNSSELYSKNQSVEYYDDALMVLNVNKLPFEFAENFYIKRVFDVFFSLFVIIFLLSWLLPILWFLIKLESKGPLIFKQGREGINGEEFICYKFRSMQINDLSDKIHATKNDARVTTIGAFLRKTSMDELPQFFNVLIGDMSVVGPRPHLESLSLEYQKDVDDYLKRHIVKPGITGLAQVSGYRGEIKRRTDIKNRVRLDIFYIENWSFFLDIKIILQTILNVFKGEEKAY; via the coding sequence ATGAAAAAACGCTTTTCCTATTTAATAAGACCACTTCAAACATTTGTAGACCTACTTATTATCAACGTTATTGTTTATTTAATATATGATAAAGCATTTTTAAATGTTTACTTTCTATCATACATATCTGTTTTTTGGCTTGTTACAACTTATTTATTTGGGTTCTATAATGTATATAGGTATACAGGTTTACTAAGAGTTTCTACACTTTTAGGAAAACAATTTCTCCTTTTTATTCTAGGTTATTTTGCTTATTTCGGTTTCTTTAGAGAAGGAGAGGTTGTTAATAATCAGTTTTTAATTTTAATTTCTATAATTTTAAGTGTTTCTTTAGTAAAATTTTTGTGGCTTCTATTGTTAAAGAAATACAGGTCTCTTGGGAATAACTTTAGAACGACGATTGTAGTTGGTTTTGATGATTCTTCAAAAAATATTATTAAACTTTTTAAAAGTAAATCTAACTTAGGATATAGATATTTAGGCTTTTTCTCGGATAAAAAGTATAAGAATAGTGAATGTTTAGGAGATTTAGAAAGTGTGTTTAAATATGTAACAGATAATTTTGTAGATCAAATTTACTGCTCTTTGTCATCATTAAATGAAGATCAAATAAAAAAAATAAACAAGTTTGCAATTGATAAGGACATTGTTTTAAAACTGATACCAAACTCAAGTGAATTGTATAGTAAAAATCAGAGTGTAGAATATTATGACGATGCATTAATGGTTTTAAATGTAAATAAACTGCCCTTTGAGTTTGCGGAAAACTTTTACATTAAAAGAGTATTTGATGTCTTCTTTTCTTTATTCGTAATCATTTTTCTGTTATCATGGTTATTACCTATTTTATGGTTTTTAATCAAATTAGAATCTAAAGGACCTTTAATTTTTAAACAAGGAAGGGAAGGTATAAACGGAGAAGAATTTATATGTTACAAATTTAGATCTATGCAAATAAATGATTTATCAGATAAAATACATGCTACAAAAAATGATGCCAGAGTAACAACGATTGGAGCGTTTTTACGCAAAACAAGTATGGATGAATTACCTCAGTTTTTTAATGTATTAATTGGTGACATGAGTGTAGTTGGACCCAGACCACATTTAGAAAGTTTGTCTTTAGAGTATCAAAAAGATGTAGATGATTATTTAAAAAGACATATTGTAAAACCAGGAATTACTGGTTTAGCCCAAGTAAGTGGGTATAGAGGAGAAATAAAAAGAAGAACAGATATTAAAAATAGAGTAAGGTTAGATATTTTTTATATAGAAAATTGGTCATTTTTTTTAGATATCAAAATTATTTTACAGACCATTCTTAATGTTTTTAAAGGAGAAGAAAAGGCGTATTAG
- a CDS encoding glycosyltransferase family 32 protein, translating into MIPKIIHSIWVGGKEKPKLVKQCEKSWEKYCGNYEFIEWNEDNFDFNKAPLFVNEAYQKKKWAFVSDYIRLWVLYNYGGVYLDSDMELLKNIDDFLVNKSFTGFEDDVSVQSSIIGSVKNNDLIKELLSYYDDKSFILEDGLNTITNVEIISSILNKKGLIKNNKEQLILDNLRIYPSDFFCPKSFTNGKIVISRNTFGIHHFNMSWISPAKKISIKLGQFYRRILNKNV; encoded by the coding sequence ATGATTCCTAAAATTATACATTCAATTTGGGTTGGTGGTAAAGAAAAACCTAAATTGGTAAAACAATGTGAGAAGTCTTGGGAAAAATATTGTGGGAATTATGAATTTATCGAATGGAATGAGGATAACTTTGATTTTAATAAAGCACCTTTATTTGTAAATGAAGCTTATCAAAAAAAAAAGTGGGCTTTTGTTTCGGATTATATAAGACTTTGGGTGCTTTATAACTATGGAGGAGTTTACCTTGATTCTGATATGGAGCTACTAAAAAATATTGATGACTTCTTGGTTAATAAAAGTTTTACTGGGTTTGAGGATGATGTTTCTGTACAAAGCAGTATAATAGGTAGTGTGAAAAATAACGATTTAATAAAAGAGTTATTAAGTTATTATGATGATAAATCGTTTATTTTAGAAGACGGATTAAATACAATTACGAATGTAGAAATAATATCAAGTATTTTAAATAAAAAAGGACTTATAAAAAATAACAAAGAACAATTAATTCTTGATAATTTAAGAATTTATCCAAGTGATTTTTTCTGTCCCAAAAGCTTTACAAATGGTAAAATTGTAATCAGTAGAAATACTTTTGGAATTCATCACTTTAATATGTCTTGGATTAGTCCTGCAAAAAAAATATCCATTAAACTAGGACAGTTTTATAGAAGAATTCTTAATAAAAATGTTTAA
- the rfbB gene encoding dTDP-glucose 4,6-dehydratase, which produces MQTILITGGAGFIGSNFIPYFLNEHKNYKVVNLDLLTYAGDLSNLSEIEDNERYTFVKGDICDRDLVENLFNQYKFTSVIHFAAESHVDNSIKNPDAFVRTNVFGTFNLLDVAKKYWMESPNVFIEGFENSRFLHVSTDEVYGTLGETGLFTEETPYAPNSPYSASKASSDFMVRSYFHTFGMNVVTTNCSNNYGPKQHDEKLIPTIIRKAISEENIPIYGDGKNIRDWLYVLDHCTGIALAFKEGKLGETYNIGGKNERNNLYIANAICEILDEEKPKEKSYKEQISFVEDRAGHDFRYAIDASKIENKLNWKAQENFETGIRKTIKWYLEKYN; this is translated from the coding sequence ATGCAAACAATTCTTATAACAGGTGGAGCGGGGTTTATAGGCTCTAATTTTATACCTTATTTTTTAAACGAACATAAAAATTACAAAGTAGTAAACTTAGATTTACTTACGTATGCAGGAGACCTTTCTAACTTATCTGAAATAGAAGATAATGAAAGGTATACTTTTGTAAAAGGAGATATTTGTGATAGAGATTTGGTAGAAAATCTTTTTAATCAATATAAATTTACGAGTGTTATTCATTTTGCAGCAGAATCTCATGTAGATAATTCTATTAAAAACCCTGATGCATTTGTAAGAACAAACGTCTTTGGAACTTTTAATTTACTAGATGTAGCTAAAAAATATTGGATGGAAAGTCCGAATGTATTTATAGAAGGTTTTGAAAATTCAAGATTCTTACATGTTTCTACAGATGAGGTATATGGTACTTTAGGAGAAACAGGTTTGTTTACAGAAGAAACTCCTTATGCACCAAATAGCCCTTATAGTGCTTCTAAAGCATCATCAGATTTTATGGTGAGAAGTTACTTTCATACGTTTGGGATGAATGTTGTAACCACCAATTGTTCTAACAATTATGGGCCAAAACAACATGACGAAAAACTGATTCCTACAATTATAAGAAAAGCAATTTCTGAGGAAAATATTCCCATTTATGGTGATGGAAAAAATATAAGAGACTGGTTGTATGTATTAGACCATTGTACTGGAATAGCGCTTGCTTTTAAAGAAGGTAAATTAGGGGAAACCTACAATATTGGTGGTAAAAATGAACGAAATAATTTATATATAGCAAATGCTATTTGTGAAATTTTAGACGAAGAAAAACCAAAAGAAAAATCGTACAAAGAACAAATTAGTTTTGTAGAAGACAGAGCGGGTCATGATTTTAGATATGCAATTGATGCATCAAAAATAGAAAATAAATTAAACTGGAAAGCTCAAGAAAATTTTGAAACTGGTATTAGAAAAACCATAAAGTGGTATTTAGAAAAATATAATTAG